A window of the Lactuca sativa cultivar Salinas chromosome 5, Lsat_Salinas_v11, whole genome shotgun sequence genome harbors these coding sequences:
- the LOC111902481 gene encoding pentatricopeptide repeat-containing protein At4g21065, with protein MLIRVQVTTKLKRWTLSHDKLLFSSLTTIVDSDYSSSSRHQCRSLYHSQTTPITTTHHRRLPPKLHLTNRSRLDYQHILKTFIARRAIQPGRQLHAHLCLIGLGNDTILCGKLVDLYCSCNHVSNAHLLFDRISKRNVFLWNVLIREYAWNGPYNAAISLYYEMIDNGVFPNNYTFTYVLKACSNLSAIDVGRNVHDHMVRTGWEMDVFVGASLINMYAKCGNVSNARQVFDKILQRDVVIWNSMLAAYAQNNHPKDCLVLCSEMASKMVRPIVATLVTTISAAAAMAALPQGRELHGYSWRQGFYFQDKVKTALVDMYAKSGYVKVARNLFNQLSEKRIASWNVMITGYAMHGHATEALNLFEKMTCEANPDHITFVGVLSACNHGGLLEKGREYFESMIHNYKIQPTVQHYSCIVDLIGHYGRLDEAYNMIKNMSVGPDAGVWGALLHSCKFHGNIELGELALEKLTELEPDEPGNYVIMSNIYAQVGRYSGVEKLRELMTKRELKKDVACSWIEVNNKVNAFLSGDTSHPMSDEIDAELKRVEKLMSEAGYVPNTTPVFHDVDDDEKMGMVCRHSERLAIVFGLISTPPHSRLLITKNLRVCEDCHVAIKFISRITKREIVCRDLNRYHHFKDGVCSCGDYW; from the coding sequence ATGCTAATTCGAGTTCAAGTGACAACAAAACTCAAGAGATGGACTCTTTCACATGACAAACTCCTGTTTTCCTCTCTCACCACCATCGTTGATTCTGATTATTCATCCAGCTCACGACACCAATGTCGATCATTATATCACTCACAAACAACACCGATTACGACCACCCATCATCGTCGTCTTCCTCCGAAGCTCCACCTGACCAATCGTTCTCGATTAGATTACCAACATATTCTAAAAACATTTATTGCTAGAAGGGCGATTCAGCCAGGTAGGCAGCTTCATGCACATCTTTGCTTAATTGGTCTTGGAAACGACACCATTTTATGTGGTAAACTTGTTGATTTGTACTGTTCTTGCAACCATGTGTCTAATGCCCACCTACTATTCGACAGAATTTCTAAACGAAATGTCTTTCTTTGGAACGTTTTGATTCGTGAGTATGCTTGGAACGGTCCTTACAATGCTGCGATTTCTCTATATTATGAAATGATCGATAACGGCGTTTTTCCTAATAATTATACTTTCACGTATGTTCTCAAAGCATGTTCGAATCTTAGTGCCATCGATGTGGGGCGGAATGTGCATGACCATATGGTGAGAACCGGATGGGAAATGGATGTTTTTGTGGGTGCAAGTTTAATCAATATGTATGCAAAATGTGGAAACGTGAGTAACGCACGCCAGGTGTTTGATAAAATACTCCAGCGAGATGTTGTCATATGGAACTCCATGCTTGCTGCATACGCTCAAAACAATCATCCTAAAGACTGTCTGGTTTTGTGCAGTGAAATGGCCTCAAAGATGGTGAGACCAATTGTTGCGACTCTTGTCACCACCATCTCCGCCGCTGCTGCCATGGCAGCCCTCCCACAAGGAAGAGAGCTTCATGGGTATAGCTGGAGACAAGGGTTTTACTTCCAAGATAAAGTAAAAACCGCACTTGTTGATATGTACGCCAAAAGTGGATACGTGAAGGTAGCCAGAAATCTCTTCAATCAATTATCAGAAAAACGTATTGCTTCTTGGAATGTCATGATTACAGGGTACGCAATGCATGGACATGCAACCGAAGCACTAAATTTGTTCGAAAAAATGACGTGTGAAGCCAATCCCGACCACATAACTTTTGTTGGTGTTCTCTCGGCTTGTAACCATGGTGGTTTACTAGAAAAAGGCCGAGAATATTTCGAATCAATGATCCATAATTACAAAATACAACCAACCGTTCAACACTATTCGTGTATCGTCGATCTAATTGGTCATTATGGCCGATTAGACGAAGCTTATAACATGATCAAGAATATGTCAGTTGGCCCAGACGCCGGCGTCTGGGGTGCACTGCTCCATTCCTGCAAATTCCATGGAAACATCGAGCTTGGTGAACTTGCGTTAGAGAAGTTGACTGAGCTCGAACCAGATGAACCTGGAAACTACGTGATCATGTCGAATATTTATGCGCAAGTAGGGCGGTATTCGGGGGTGGAAAAGCTTCGGGAGCTAATGACAAAACGGGAACTTAAAAAGGATGTCGCGTGTAGTTGGATTGAAGTCAACAATAAAGTCAACGCATTTCTTTCGGGGGATACGAGTCATCCTATGTCCGATGAGATAGATGCGGAATTgaaaagggttgaaaagttgaTGAGTGAAGCGGGATATGTTCCTAACACGACACCAGTGTTTCACGATGTGGATGATGATGAGAAGATGGGGATGGTGTGTAGGCATAGTGAGAGGCTAGCGATTGTGTTTGGGTTGATTAGTACACCACCTCATAGTAGACTTTTGATCACGAAAAATCTCCGGGTTTGTGAGGATTGTCATGTTGCAATTAAGTTTATATCTAGGATTACTAAGAGGGAGATTGTATGTAGAGATTTAAATCGATACCATCATTTTAAAGATGGTGTGTGTTCTTGTGGAGATTATTGGTGA